CATCGGCCACTCCCCCTCGAATGGTCCCTAGCATAGTCGCGGCGGCTGGCCCCTGACCAACCCTAAAGCGGCGAAGGGCGACGCAGGTCCGCTCTCGGCACCATCCGACCTCAGGCCTTCTTGCCGCCGCCCTGCACTTCTTCCTTCATGCGGGCCAGGCCGATGTGCTTCACGTCGGTGCCGCGCACCAGATAGATCACCAGTTCGGCGATGTTGCGCGCGTGGTCGCCGATGCGCTCCAGCGAGCGCAGCGCCCAGATCACGTTGAGTACCCGGGAGATCGAACGCGGGTCTTCCATCATGTAGGTGACCAGCTCGCGCAGGGCGGTCTTGTACTCACGGTCGACGGTCTTGTCGAACTGCGCCACCGACAGGGCCAGGTCGGCATCGAAACGGGCGAAGGCGTCCAGCGCCTGCTGCACCATCTTGCGCACCTGGTCGCCGATATGGCGGATCTCCACGTAGCCGCGCGGCGACTCGCCTTCCTCGCACAGGAGGATGGCGCGCTTGGCGATCTTGGTCGACTCGTCGCCGATGCGCTCCAAGTCAATCACCGACTTGGAGATGCTGATGATCAGGCGCAGGTCCGAGGCCGCCGGCTGCCGGCGGGCGAGGATGCGCACGCATTCCTCGTCGATGTTGCGCTCCATCAGGTTGATCTGCTCGTCGACCTCACGCACCTGCTCGGCCAGACCGGAGTCGGCTTCGATCAGCGCGGTAACTGCGTCGTTGACCTGTTTCTCGACCAGGCCGCCCATGGCCAGGAAGTGACTGCGCACCTCCTCGAGCTCGGCGTTGAACTGCTGGGAGATGTGGTGGGTGAGGCTGTCTTTGTTGATCATGTGCGAACCCTTGAATTAACCGAACACGTTTACCCTAGCAACGCTGCTGGCGGAGGCAGCCGACGCCGGCCCGAGCACTCCGCCATGACCATTAGCCATAGCGGCCGGTGATGTAGTCCTCGGTCTGCTTCTTCTCCGGGTTGGTGAACAGGGTGTCGGTGTCGCCGTACTCGATCAGCTTGCCCATGTACATGAACGCCGTGTAGTCCGACACCCGCGCCGCCTGCTGCATGTTGTGGGTAACGATGACGATGGTGTACTTGGATTTCAGTTCGTAGATCAGCTCTTCCACCTTCAGGGTGGAGATCGGGTCGAGCGCCGAGCACGGCTCGTCGAGCAGCAGCACTTCCGGCTGCACCGCCACGGTACGGGCGATCACCAGACGCTGCTGCTGACCGCCGGACAGGCCCAGGGCCGAATCGTGCAGACGGTCCTTGACCTCGTCCCACAGCGCCGCGCTCTTCAGCGCCCACTCCACGGTCTCGTCGAGCACGCGCTTCTGGTTCACGCCCTGGATGCGCAGGCCGTAGACCACGTTCTCGTAGATGCTCTTGGGGAACGGGTTGGGCTTCTGGAACACCATGCCGACGCGACGGCGCAGTTCGGCCACGTCTTCGCCCTTGCGGTAGATGTTGTGCCCGTCGAGGTTGATCTCGCCTTCCACGCGACAGCCATCGACCAGGTCGTTCATGCGATTGAAGGTGCGCAGCAGGGTCGACTTGCCGCAGCCGGACGGGCCGATGAAGGCGGTCACGCGCTCGCGCGGGATGTTCAGTTTGACGTCGAACAAGGCCTGCTTGTCGCCATAGAACAGGTTGAGGCCAGGTACTTCGATGGCCACGGTTTCCTTGCTCATGTCGAGGCTCTGCTTGTCGCGGCCCAGCGCAGACATGTCGATGCCGTGGGTCTGTGGTTGATGCTGCATGGGATGCTCCCTACGCTATCAAATCGTTGGCCGCGCCCGCGCCATGACGGGCAGCGGCAGAATAAGGGTCTTAGTGATCCAGCGCCTTGTACTTCTCGCGCAGCTGGTTGCGGATATACACCGCACTCAAGTTGAGCAGGGCGATCACCAGCACCAGCAGCAGCGCGGTGGCATACACCAGCGGCCGCGCGGCCTCGACGTTGGGGCTCTGGAAGCCGACGTCGTAGATGTGGAAGCCCAGGTGCATGATCTTCTGGTCCAGATGGAGGTAGGGGTAGTTGCCGTCCACCGGCAGCGCCGGGGCCAGCTTGACCACACCCACCAGCATCAGCGGCGCCACCTCGCCGGCAGCGCGGGCCACGGCGAGAATCAGACCGGTCATCATCGCCGGACTGGCCATCGGCAGCACCACCTTCCACAGCGTCTCGGCCTTGGTCGCGCCGAGCGCCAGGGAGCCCTCGCGCAGGGCACGTGGCACGCGCGCCAAGCCTTCCTCGGTGGCGACGATGACCACAGGCACGGCGAGGATCGCCAGGGTCAGCGAGGCCCACATCAGGCCCGGCGTGCCGAAGGTCGGCGCCGGCGCCGACTCGGGGAAGAAAAGACTGTCGATCGAGCCGCCCAGCACATAGACGAAGAAGCCCAAACCGAACACGCCATAGACGATCGACGGCACGCCGGCCAGGTTGTTCACCGCGATGCGGATGATCCGCGTAAGCGTGCCCTGCTTGGCATACTCGCGCAGATAGATGGCCGCCAGCACGCCAACCGGGGTGACGATCACCGCCATGATCAGGGTCATCATCACCGTGCCGAAGATGGCCGGGAAGATGCCACCCTCGGTGTTCGCCTCGCGCGGGTCATCGCTGACGAACTCCCAGACCTTGGCGAAATAGAAACCGAGCTTGTCGAGGACACCCATGGCATTCGGCTGGTAGGCCCTAACCACCTTGCCCAGGCTGATCTCCTGCTCGCGGCCATCGGCGGTCTTGACCGTGATACTGTCGCGATTGAACTGCTGATTGAGTTCGATCAGCTGCGCTTCCAACACCTTGTACTCGGCGTCCCACTGTGCGCGCTCGGCGTCCAGGTCGGCCTGGGCGGCCGCATCCAGCCGACCTTCGAGCTCCAGCCTGCGGCTTTTGAGGCGCAGCGACTCCAGGCCGTGGTTGATCCGCCCGATGTCCTTCTTCTCCAGCCGGGTGACCTGCTCATGCAGCTCGTCGATGCGGGCGAGGCGCTGCTGCAGCTCGTTCCAGGCGGCGTCGCCCTCGGCGACCAGCTGGCCGCTCTGCTTGACGTTGACCAGATAGCCATAGAAGTTGCCCCACTCGCGGCGCTCCATCACCAGCAGCTGGGCCGGCGTATGGGATTCGCGCAGCCACTCGGCGACCACCCAGTTGAAATCGGCGCCGAACACTTCGCGGTTGCCCACCTTGAGCAGCTGGCGCGTCATGAACTCGCCGCCCTCGGTTTCCACAGGCAGCCCGGCCGCCTTCAGGCGGGCGCGAGGCACCTCCTCGGACTGCACCAGCTCGCCGGCCAGCAAGCGCGGACTTTCGCCCGGCACCTGATAGGTGGACTCGATCACATCGGCCGGCCAGAAGTGCGCCAGACCACGGGTGGCAATCACCGCCAGCAGGCCGAGGGTCATGATCACCGCGATGGCAACGCCACCGCCGGTCATCCAGACCCAAGGCGTGCCGCTCTTGAACCAGGACTTGAGGTTTTGCTTTTTCACGTTCACGGACGTCTACCTTTCCGAGTCTTAGAGCGAGGCGTATTTCTTGCGCAGGCGGGTACGAATCACTTCCGCCAGCGTGTTCATCACGAAGGTGAAGGACAGCAGCACCAGCGCGGCGAGGAACAGCACGCGGTAGTGGGTACTGCCAACTTCCGACTCCGGCATCTCCACCGCCACGTTGGCGGCCAGGGTGCGCAGACCCTCGAAGATGTTCATCTCCATGATCGGCGTGTTGCCGGTGGCCATCAGCACGATCATGGTCTCGCCGACGGCGCGGCCCATGCCGATCATCAGCGCCGAGAAGATGCCCGGGCTGGCGGTGAGGATCACCACTCGGGTCAGGGTCTGCCAGGGCGTCGCGCCCAGGGCCAGGGAGCCGAAGGTCAGGCTCTTGGGCACACTGAACACGGCGTCCTCGGCGATCGAGTAGATGTTCGGGATCACCGCGAAGCCCATGGCCAGGCCCACCACCAGGGCGTTGCGCTGATCGAAGGGAATGCCCAGGTCATTGGTCAGCCACAGGCGCATGTCGCCATCGAAGAACCAGTTCTCCAGGTACCCGCTCATGCTCAGGGAGAAGGTCCCCACCAGCAGGATTACCGGAATCAGCAGGGCCGCTTCCCAGCCATCCGGCACCAGCAGACGGATGCGCTCCGGCAGGCGGCTCCAGCCGTAGGCGGCCAGCAGGATACCGAGCGGGGTGAGCAACAGCAGGCTGAAGATGCCGGGCAGATGCCCTTCCACATAGGGGGCGAGGAACAGGCCGGCGAAGAAGCCGAGGATCACCGTCGGCAGCGCTTCCATCAGCTCGATCACCGGCTTGACCTTGCCGCGCAGGGCCGGGGCCATGAAGTAGGCGGTGTAGATCGCCGCGCAGATGGCCAGCGGCGCGGCCAGCAGCATGGCGTAGAAGGCCGCCTTCAAGGTACCGAAGGTCAGGGGCGAGAGGCTCAGCTTGGGCTCGAAGTCGCTGTTGGCCGAGGTCGACTGCCAGACGTACTTGGGCTCGTCGTAGCTCTCGTACCAGACCTTGCCCCACAACGAACTCCAGGACACTTCAGGGTGCGGGTTGTCGACCACAAAAGGCTGGATCTGCCCGTTGGACTCCACCAGCACGCGACTGGCGCGCGGCGACAGGGTCGCGACGGCGGCGCCCTCGGCGACCTGCTCGACCAGCAGGGTGCGGTGCGCGGTACTGTGGAAGATGCCCAGCTGGCCAGAGGCATCCAGGGCCAGGAAGCCCTTGCGACGCTCCTCCGGCAGGAACTGGGTAATGGCGCTGTCACCCAGCTTGAAATCGCGAATACGGGTCAGGGTGGATTCACCCTCTTCGTCACGCACCATGAACCACTGGGCGATCCCACCCTTGCTGTCGCCAACCAGCAGGGAAATGCCGCCGAGCAGCGGACTCATGGCGGTGACCCGGGCATCGCCCTCGAGCAGCTTGTAGCGACCATTCAGGCGCTCGCTGCGCAGATCGAAGACATCGGCCGTGGCCCGACCGTTGAACACGTAGAGCCACTGCTGGCGCGGGTCGATCAGCAGGGCGCCGATCGGTTCGGCGATCTGCGGCAGCTCGATGCGCCGCTCTTCCTGGGTCACCTCGCCGGTGAAGTCATTCTCTTCCCGACTCATTGACAACACGTGCAGCTCCGCGCCGGTGGAGGCGCTGAGCATCAGGGTGCCGTCGCTCTGGCTCATCGTCACGTGCTCCAGGGCGCGCCCCTGGGGATCGAGGGTGATCGGTGCCTCGCCGAAGGGGTACTCCAGGGTCGGGGTGATGGTCTTGACGTCATCGGGGTAGGTCACCCGATAGTTCTGCTTGAACACCAGCACCTGACCGTTGGACAGGCCCAGGACAACCCGGCGGCTGCCCGGCTGATCCTCGCCGAACGAGACGATGCTGGCGCCGTCAGGCAGCGGCAAGTCGATGCGACTCAGCGCCGCGCCATCCTTGGCCTCGAAGAATTGCACCTGACCGGTGCGACTCAGGCGCATGGCCACCTTGTTCTGCTCTTCCACCGCCAGCAGCAGGGCTTCGCCCTGCTCGGCCAGCCAGGCAGGCTGTTGCGCCGGGCGCGTTTCCAGCTCGGCGCCCGAGAACATCGGCAGCACCACGTGGGCCAGGTAGAAGAAGATCAGGGTGATCGCCCCCAGCACGACGAGGCCGCCGATCGACACGTACCAGTGCGCCAGGCGGTCCTTGAGGGCACGGATGCGGCGCTTGCGCTGCATCGCGGGGGTGTTGAAGTCCAGCCGTTGACTGGTTTTCTCAGGTGCGATCATGGTGTCGGGGGCCAAGTCGGTCATACAAGGATCTCTGGGCGGTTGCGCACACGCGCCGCTGGATAAGCGGCGGCAAAGTCTAACCGTCTTGTATGACAGAAAGATTACAGCGCAGTGACGCGACAAAGCCCGCAACTCCTTAGGGAGGTGCGGGCGCTTTTGCCGCTTGCCGCAGCATCCGGCTGCGGCAGGCTTTTGAGTCTAGTTACAGACCCAGTTCCTTCAAGGTCTTCTCGGCCACCTTGGCCGGCACCGGAATGTAGCCGTCCTTGACCACGACTTCCTGGCCCTGCTTGGACAGCACCAGCTTGATGAACTCGGCGTCCAGCGGGCTCAGGGCCTTGTTGGGTGCCTTGTTGACGTAGACGTAGAGGAAACGCGACAGCGGAAACTTGCCGGCCAGGGCGTTTTCTTCGCTCGCTTCGAAGGCCTCACCGCCTTTCTTCGACAGCGGAACGGCGCGGACGCTGGCGGTCTTGTAACCGATGCCCGAGTAACCGATGGCATTCACGGTACTGGAGATCGACTGCACCACCGAGGCCGAACCCGGCTGCTCGTTGACGTTAGGCTTGAAGTCGCCCTTGCACAGGGCTTCTTCCTTGAAGTAGCCGTAGGTGCCGGACACCGAGTTGCGGCCGAACAGCTGCATCGGCTTGTTTGCCCAGTCACCGGTCAGACCCAGGTCACCCCAGGTGGTGATGTTCTTCGCACCGCCGCACAGGCGGGTATTGGAGAAGATGGCGTCGACCTGAGCCATGTCCAGGCTCTTGATCGGGTTATCCTTGTGCACGAACACCGCCAGGGCATCGATCGCGACCGGGATGGCGGTCGGCTTGTAGC
The genomic region above belongs to Pseudomonas benzenivorans and contains:
- the phoU gene encoding phosphate signaling complex protein PhoU; this encodes MINKDSLTHHISQQFNAELEEVRSHFLAMGGLVEKQVNDAVTALIEADSGLAEQVREVDEQINLMERNIDEECVRILARRQPAASDLRLIISISKSVIDLERIGDESTKIAKRAILLCEEGESPRGYVEIRHIGDQVRKMVQQALDAFARFDADLALSVAQFDKTVDREYKTALRELVTYMMEDPRSISRVLNVIWALRSLERIGDHARNIAELVIYLVRGTDVKHIGLARMKEEVQGGGKKA
- the pstB gene encoding phosphate ABC transporter ATP-binding protein PstB translates to MQHQPQTHGIDMSALGRDKQSLDMSKETVAIEVPGLNLFYGDKQALFDVKLNIPRERVTAFIGPSGCGKSTLLRTFNRMNDLVDGCRVEGEINLDGHNIYRKGEDVAELRRRVGMVFQKPNPFPKSIYENVVYGLRIQGVNQKRVLDETVEWALKSAALWDEVKDRLHDSALGLSGGQQQRLVIARTVAVQPEVLLLDEPCSALDPISTLKVEELIYELKSKYTIVIVTHNMQQAARVSDYTAFMYMGKLIEYGDTDTLFTNPEKKQTEDYITGRYG
- the pstA gene encoding phosphate ABC transporter permease PstA, giving the protein MTGGGVAIAVIMTLGLLAVIATRGLAHFWPADVIESTYQVPGESPRLLAGELVQSEEVPRARLKAAGLPVETEGGEFMTRQLLKVGNREVFGADFNWVVAEWLRESHTPAQLLVMERREWGNFYGYLVNVKQSGQLVAEGDAAWNELQQRLARIDELHEQVTRLEKKDIGRINHGLESLRLKSRRLELEGRLDAAAQADLDAERAQWDAEYKVLEAQLIELNQQFNRDSITVKTADGREQEISLGKVVRAYQPNAMGVLDKLGFYFAKVWEFVSDDPREANTEGGIFPAIFGTVMMTLIMAVIVTPVGVLAAIYLREYAKQGTLTRIIRIAVNNLAGVPSIVYGVFGLGFFVYVLGGSIDSLFFPESAPAPTFGTPGLMWASLTLAILAVPVVIVATEEGLARVPRALREGSLALGATKAETLWKVVLPMASPAMMTGLILAVARAAGEVAPLMLVGVVKLAPALPVDGNYPYLHLDQKIMHLGFHIYDVGFQSPNVEAARPLVYATALLLVLVIALLNLSAVYIRNQLREKYKALDH
- a CDS encoding ABC transporter permease subunit, producing the protein MTDLAPDTMIAPEKTSQRLDFNTPAMQRKRRIRALKDRLAHWYVSIGGLVVLGAITLIFFYLAHVVLPMFSGAELETRPAQQPAWLAEQGEALLLAVEEQNKVAMRLSRTGQVQFFEAKDGAALSRIDLPLPDGASIVSFGEDQPGSRRVVLGLSNGQVLVFKQNYRVTYPDDVKTITPTLEYPFGEAPITLDPQGRALEHVTMSQSDGTLMLSASTGAELHVLSMSREENDFTGEVTQEERRIELPQIAEPIGALLIDPRQQWLYVFNGRATADVFDLRSERLNGRYKLLEGDARVTAMSPLLGGISLLVGDSKGGIAQWFMVRDEEGESTLTRIRDFKLGDSAITQFLPEERRKGFLALDASGQLGIFHSTAHRTLLVEQVAEGAAVATLSPRASRVLVESNGQIQPFVVDNPHPEVSWSSLWGKVWYESYDEPKYVWQSTSANSDFEPKLSLSPLTFGTLKAAFYAMLLAAPLAICAAIYTAYFMAPALRGKVKPVIELMEALPTVILGFFAGLFLAPYVEGHLPGIFSLLLLTPLGILLAAYGWSRLPERIRLLVPDGWEAALLIPVILLVGTFSLSMSGYLENWFFDGDMRLWLTNDLGIPFDQRNALVVGLAMGFAVIPNIYSIAEDAVFSVPKSLTFGSLALGATPWQTLTRVVILTASPGIFSALMIGMGRAVGETMIVLMATGNTPIMEMNIFEGLRTLAANVAVEMPESEVGSTHYRVLFLAALVLLSFTFVMNTLAEVIRTRLRKKYASL
- a CDS encoding PstS family phosphate ABC transporter substrate-binding protein; translation: MKLTRLMAAMTFVAASAATATAVAAVDPALPAYEKTSGVSGNLSSVGSDTLANLMTLWAEDYKKLYPNVNIQIQAAGSSTAPPALTEGTSNLGPMSRKMKDAEMQAFEEKYGYKPTAIPVAIDALAVFVHKDNPIKSLDMAQVDAIFSNTRLCGGAKNITTWGDLGLTGDWANKPMQLFGRNSVSGTYGYFKEEALCKGDFKPNVNEQPGSASVVQSISSTVNAIGYSGIGYKTASVRAVPLSKKGGEAFEASEENALAGKFPLSRFLYVYVNKAPNKALSPLDAEFIKLVLSKQGQEVVVKDGYIPVPAKVAEKTLKELGL